A part of Sinorhizobium chiapasense genomic DNA contains:
- a CDS encoding aldo/keto reductase gives MQYTTLGNTGLVVSRLAFGAMTFTAGDRSIGAVYKTDAEAAAALVGRALDAGINFFDTADGYASGQSERILGETLRTRRDEVVIATKVGFRTGTPLTQAGLSRRHVLWSVDQSLKRLGTDWIDAYIVHKEDPYTPLEETLSVLDEVVRSGKVRYIGFSNWSAWKVAAALEIQKAAGFAGFTHGQMHYSLLGRDVERDVIPMMRRYGLGMTVWSPLAAGFLSGKYTRDNLGDPDNRYSGFDILPFDKEHGFRLVERMRMIADAHGASVAQVAISWLLAKNAVTSVLLGASKLHQLEDNLGAAELALTESEIAALDAETMPAPVYPNWFIDNLADQPVAQVLGKNR, from the coding sequence ATGCAGTACACAACGCTTGGCAATACCGGTCTCGTGGTTTCGCGTCTCGCCTTCGGTGCCATGACTTTCACGGCCGGCGATCGCAGCATCGGCGCGGTCTACAAGACCGATGCCGAGGCGGCGGCCGCACTCGTCGGGAGGGCGCTGGATGCCGGCATCAATTTTTTCGACACTGCCGATGGATATGCTTCCGGCCAGTCGGAGCGCATTCTCGGCGAGACGCTCAGGACGCGCCGTGACGAGGTGGTGATCGCCACCAAAGTCGGCTTTCGCACCGGCACGCCGCTGACGCAGGCCGGCCTTTCCCGCCGCCACGTTCTCTGGTCCGTGGACCAGAGTCTGAAACGGCTCGGCACCGATTGGATCGACGCCTACATCGTCCACAAGGAGGATCCCTACACACCACTCGAAGAGACGTTGTCGGTGCTGGACGAGGTCGTCCGCTCAGGGAAGGTGCGCTATATCGGCTTCTCGAACTGGTCAGCCTGGAAGGTCGCGGCGGCGCTCGAAATCCAGAAAGCCGCCGGTTTCGCGGGCTTCACGCACGGTCAGATGCACTATTCTCTTCTCGGCCGGGACGTCGAACGCGACGTGATCCCGATGATGAGACGCTATGGCCTGGGAATGACGGTGTGGAGCCCGCTCGCCGCGGGCTTCCTCTCCGGCAAGTACACCCGCGACAATCTCGGCGATCCCGACAACCGCTATTCCGGCTTCGACATTCTGCCCTTCGACAAGGAGCACGGCTTCCGGCTCGTCGAGCGCATGCGCATGATCGCCGATGCGCATGGGGCAAGTGTCGCGCAGGTGGCGATTTCCTGGCTGCTGGCGAAGAATGCGGTGACGAGCGTACTGCTCGGCGCCTCCAAGCTCCATCAGCTCGAAGACAATCTCGGCGCCGCCGAGCTTGCGTTGACGGAAAGCGAGATCGCGGCGCTCGATGCCGAGACCATGCCGGCACCGGTCTATCCGAACTGGTTTATCGACAATCTCGCCGACCAGCCGGTGGCGCAGGTCTTGGGGAAAAATCGATAA
- a CDS encoding helix-turn-helix domain-containing protein, producing the protein MPAVRDHSEHVYRIAHQSSAAASSPVAASWRRCMTLHGLAPEEARSPLRLTDNEFRQAHERSGVLVAEAVAELDRLFAVVGKAGCCLLLTDDKGVALERRGAVGDDAEFRDVGLWSGTVWSEASVGTNGIGTAIADERAVVIQRDQHFLSRNIGLSCATAPIRDEAGHLAGAIDISTCRDDASDATVSILSQAVRDAASRIEANLFRRAFAGARIVLVPVDRAGPALLAVDRDDLVLGATRAARQRLGLDDRRIAAGVPASDLLQEEPPGDGGELPDAERAALRRVLSRAKGNVSMAADLLGISRATLYRKMKRLSLN; encoded by the coding sequence ATGCCTGCTGTCAGGGATCATTCCGAACACGTCTACAGGATCGCGCATCAATCGTCGGCCGCGGCGAGTTCGCCGGTTGCGGCATCGTGGCGCCGCTGCATGACGCTGCACGGATTGGCGCCGGAGGAGGCCCGTTCGCCCTTACGGCTCACGGATAACGAATTCCGGCAGGCGCACGAACGTTCCGGCGTGTTGGTTGCGGAGGCGGTCGCAGAACTCGACCGGCTGTTCGCTGTCGTCGGCAAGGCCGGCTGCTGCCTTCTGTTGACCGACGACAAGGGCGTTGCGCTCGAACGCCGCGGCGCGGTCGGCGACGATGCCGAATTTCGCGATGTCGGTCTGTGGTCGGGAACCGTGTGGAGCGAGGCGAGCGTCGGTACAAATGGCATCGGCACGGCGATCGCGGACGAACGCGCTGTCGTAATCCAGCGTGACCAGCATTTCTTGAGCCGCAATATCGGCCTGAGTTGCGCGACGGCGCCGATCCGGGACGAGGCGGGACACCTCGCGGGAGCGATCGACATTTCCACCTGCCGCGATGACGCGTCCGATGCAACGGTGTCGATCCTTTCCCAGGCGGTGCGCGACGCCGCCTCCCGTATCGAGGCCAATCTTTTCCGGCGGGCTTTTGCCGGGGCGCGCATCGTGCTCGTACCGGTGGACAGGGCAGGGCCGGCATTGCTTGCTGTCGACCGCGACGATCTCGTGCTAGGTGCGACCCGCGCCGCGCGGCAACGGCTCGGCCTTGATGACAGGCGGATTGCAGCGGGCGTTCCGGCTTCCGACCTCCTCCAGGAGGAGCCGCCCGGGGACGGAGGGGAACTGCCGGACGCCGAGCGGGCGGCGCTGCGTCGCGTGCTGTCGCGGGCGAAAGGCAACGTCTCGATGGCAGCCGACCTCCTTGGAATCAGCCGCGCTACGCTCTACCGCAAGATGAAGCGCCTTTCGCTGAACTGA
- a CDS encoding DUF779 domain-containing protein: MTDDEKELRVLATDAAIEFIREIRRDHPNILFHQSGGCCDGSSPMCYPVGDYIVGDNDVRLGEIDGVPVYISASQYEVWKHTQLIIDVVPGRGGMFSLDNGREKRFLTRSRLLGGGEACAVQSLARGGS; this comes from the coding sequence ATGACGGACGACGAAAAGGAACTGCGGGTACTTGCGACCGATGCGGCGATCGAATTCATCCGCGAAATCAGGCGCGATCATCCGAATATCCTGTTTCATCAATCGGGCGGCTGCTGCGACGGCTCGTCGCCGATGTGCTACCCCGTTGGCGACTATATCGTCGGTGACAATGATGTGAGGCTTGGCGAGATCGATGGGGTGCCGGTCTACATCAGCGCCAGCCAGTACGAGGTCTGGAAGCACACGCAACTGATCATCGATGTAGTCCCCGGCAGGGGCGGGATGTTCTCGCTCGACAACGGCCGGGAGAAGCGTTTTTTGACGCGCTCGCGTCTGCTTGGCGGAGGCGAGGCTTGCGCGGTACAATCCCTGGCCCGTGGCGGCAGTTAG
- the adh gene encoding aldehyde dehydrogenase — MLHQKIVESPYKQKYGNFIGGEWREPVAGRYFDNTTPVTGGTLCQIARSDAADIEAALDAAHAAREKWGRTSTTERSNILMKIADRMEANLELLARAETFDNGKPIRETMAADIPLAIDHFRYFAACIRAQEGSIGEIDHDTVAYHFHEPLGVVGQIIPWNFPILMAAWKLAPALAAGNCVVLKPAEQTPASILVWAELVADLLPPGVLNIVNGFGLDAGKPLATSPRIAKIAFTGETTTGRLIMQYASQNLIPVTLELGGKSPNIFFADVLTEDDEYFDKALEGFAMFALNQGEVCTCPSRALVQESIYDRFMERALKRVEAIRQGNPLDQATMIGAQASSEQLEKILSYIDIGKQEGAEVLTGGGRNVLEGELSEGFYVKPTVFRGHNKMRIFQEEIFGPVVSVTTFKTEAEALEIANDTLYGLGAGVWSRDANRCYRFGRAIQAGRVWTNCYHAYPAHAAFGGYKQSGIGRETHKMMLDHYQHTKNMLVSYSPKALGFF; from the coding sequence ATGTTGCATCAGAAGATCGTCGAGAGCCCGTACAAACAGAAATATGGAAACTTCATCGGTGGCGAATGGCGGGAGCCGGTCGCGGGCCGCTATTTCGACAACACGACGCCGGTCACCGGCGGCACGCTTTGCCAGATCGCCCGTTCCGATGCCGCCGATATCGAAGCCGCGCTCGATGCAGCGCACGCGGCGCGAGAAAAATGGGGGCGGACGTCGACGACGGAGCGCTCCAACATCCTGATGAAGATCGCCGACCGCATGGAGGCCAATCTCGAGCTTCTGGCGCGGGCGGAAACCTTCGACAACGGCAAGCCGATCCGCGAGACAATGGCTGCCGACATTCCGCTGGCGATTGATCATTTCCGTTATTTCGCCGCTTGCATCCGCGCTCAGGAAGGCTCGATCGGCGAGATCGACCACGACACGGTTGCCTATCATTTCCACGAGCCTCTCGGGGTCGTCGGCCAGATCATCCCCTGGAACTTTCCGATCCTGATGGCCGCGTGGAAACTGGCCCCGGCGCTTGCCGCCGGAAACTGCGTGGTGCTGAAGCCGGCCGAGCAGACGCCTGCCTCCATTCTCGTCTGGGCAGAACTCGTTGCCGACCTCCTGCCGCCGGGCGTGCTCAACATCGTCAACGGCTTCGGCCTTGACGCTGGCAAGCCGCTCGCCACCAGTCCCCGCATCGCCAAGATCGCCTTTACCGGCGAGACGACGACCGGACGGCTTATTATGCAATATGCCAGCCAGAACCTCATTCCGGTGACGCTCGAGCTCGGCGGCAAGTCGCCGAACATCTTCTTCGCCGATGTGCTTACCGAGGACGACGAGTATTTCGACAAGGCGCTTGAGGGCTTTGCCATGTTCGCGCTCAACCAGGGAGAGGTCTGCACCTGCCCGAGCCGCGCGCTTGTCCAGGAGAGCATCTATGACCGTTTCATGGAGCGGGCGCTGAAGCGGGTCGAGGCGATCCGCCAGGGCAACCCGCTCGACCAGGCAACGATGATCGGCGCGCAGGCGTCGAGCGAGCAGCTCGAAAAGATCCTCTCCTATATCGATATCGGCAAGCAGGAAGGGGCCGAGGTGCTGACGGGCGGCGGGCGCAACGTGCTCGAAGGCGAGCTGTCCGAAGGCTTCTACGTCAAGCCGACAGTGTTCCGCGGCCACAACAAGATGCGCATCTTCCAGGAGGAGATCTTCGGACCCGTCGTTTCGGTGACGACCTTCAAGACCGAGGCAGAGGCGCTGGAGATCGCCAACGACACGCTCTACGGCCTCGGTGCCGGCGTGTGGAGCCGCGATGCCAACCGCTGCTATCGCTTCGGACGCGCCATCCAGGCCGGCCGTGTCTGGACCAATTGCTACCACGCCTATCCGGCGCATGCCGCTTTCGGTGGCTACAAGCAGTCCGGTATCGGCCGCGAGACGCACAAGATGATGCTCGACCATTACCAGCACACCAAGAACATGCTGGTGAGCTACAGCCCGAAGGCGCTTGGCTTCTTCTGA
- a CDS encoding benzoate/H(+) symporter BenE family transporter yields the protein MLRDFSLQSLFMGLLIAFVGFASSFAVILNGLAGVGATATQAASGLMALSISMGVCAIVISSVTRLPISVAWSTPGAALLASSTAVEGGFNAAVGAFLVCGLLIVIAGLWRPLGRMVSSIPSALANAMLAGVLIGLCFAPVKAIAVNPLFGLPIILAWALVGSINKLYAVPAALLAFVLVIAFGTEMPDGILARLSSALIPQAEFVFPVFNAAAMVSIALPLFIVTMASQNIPGIAVLKVNDYHPNPGPLFATTGLFSMLSAPFGGHAVNLAAITAAMCAGVDSHPDRVRRYWSAINAGIVYIVFGLLAGAVTTFVSLAPPVLIEAVAGLALVGAFASSAMAAFSEAQTREAAAITFLVTASGVSFAGVSGAFWGLVAGGLMLGLARFTKRKA from the coding sequence ATGCTTCGCGACTTTTCGCTTCAAAGCCTTTTCATGGGCCTGCTGATCGCCTTTGTCGGTTTTGCGAGCTCTTTCGCCGTCATCCTGAACGGACTTGCCGGTGTGGGCGCAACGGCCACCCAGGCCGCCTCCGGCCTGATGGCTCTATCGATTTCGATGGGGGTATGTGCAATCGTCATCAGCAGCGTGACGCGACTGCCGATCAGCGTCGCGTGGTCGACCCCTGGCGCGGCATTGCTTGCAAGCTCGACCGCCGTCGAGGGCGGTTTCAATGCCGCGGTCGGCGCCTTTCTCGTTTGCGGTCTGCTGATCGTCATCGCCGGGCTTTGGAGGCCGCTCGGCAGGATGGTTTCCTCGATCCCCTCGGCTTTGGCGAACGCGATGCTTGCCGGCGTACTCATCGGCCTGTGCTTCGCACCGGTCAAGGCAATCGCCGTCAATCCCCTCTTCGGCCTGCCGATCATACTCGCCTGGGCACTGGTCGGCAGCATCAACAAGCTCTATGCCGTCCCGGCCGCCCTCCTCGCCTTCGTCCTCGTCATCGCCTTCGGCACCGAAATGCCCGACGGCATCCTTGCAAGGCTTTCGTCGGCGCTGATTCCCCAAGCCGAATTCGTCTTCCCGGTCTTCAACGCCGCCGCCATGGTCAGCATCGCCCTGCCGCTCTTCATCGTGACGATGGCATCGCAGAACATTCCCGGCATCGCCGTTCTGAAGGTCAACGACTACCACCCGAATCCCGGTCCGCTCTTTGCAACGACCGGCCTCTTTTCGATGCTGAGCGCTCCCTTCGGCGGCCATGCGGTCAACTTGGCGGCGATTACCGCTGCCATGTGCGCCGGTGTTGATTCCCACCCCGACCGCGTCCGCCGCTACTGGTCGGCGATCAATGCCGGCATTGTCTATATCGTCTTCGGCCTGCTCGCCGGCGCCGTTACCACCTTCGTCAGTCTCGCGCCGCCGGTGCTGATCGAGGCCGTCGCGGGGTTGGCGCTTGTCGGTGCCTTTGCAAGCTCGGCCATGGCGGCGTTCAGCGAAGCACAGACGCGCGAAGCCGCCGCGATAACCTTTCTGGTAACCGCATCAGGCGTCAGCTTCGCTGGCGTCTCCGGCGCCTTCTGGGGTCTGGTCGCCGGCGGCCTCATGCTCGGGCTCGCCCGGTTTACCAAGCGAAAGGCATGA
- a CDS encoding LysR family transcriptional regulator yields MAADPFSGLTEFLAVAEHRSFTAAAATLGVTPNAVSQTIRALESRLGVQLFVRTTRRVALTEAGSAFLLRVRPAASEIAEAHDLLGGFRDRPIGNLRLTVPRMAIPLVLTPLLPRFRQAYPDVSVEISIDDAAIDITERGFDAGIRIGEAVEKDMVAVRLTPDIAWAVVGAPCYFAKQGRPATPEELTRHEAIRCRYPTSGTVYRWEFEREGRDFSVDVPGGLTVNDFLLLIELAEAGTGLAYLPQPSVREAVAAGRLERVLEAYLPTSPGLFIYFPAKAQTQPKLRAFLDLAAKIGRENKLAAGR; encoded by the coding sequence GTGGCAGCCGACCCCTTCAGCGGTTTGACGGAATTCCTGGCCGTGGCGGAGCATCGCAGCTTCACCGCCGCCGCAGCCACGCTCGGCGTTACGCCGAATGCCGTCAGCCAGACGATCAGGGCGCTCGAGAGTCGGCTTGGGGTTCAGCTCTTCGTTCGCACCACGCGTCGCGTGGCACTGACGGAGGCAGGCAGTGCGTTTCTGTTGCGCGTGCGCCCTGCGGCATCCGAGATCGCCGAAGCCCACGACCTGCTTGGCGGTTTTCGCGACCGGCCGATCGGCAACCTCCGCCTGACCGTCCCGCGCATGGCGATCCCGCTCGTTCTGACGCCGCTGCTCCCACGCTTTCGGCAGGCTTATCCGGACGTGTCCGTGGAAATCTCGATCGATGACGCGGCGATCGACATCACCGAACGCGGCTTCGATGCCGGCATCCGCATCGGCGAGGCCGTCGAAAAGGACATGGTTGCGGTCAGGCTCACTCCCGACATCGCCTGGGCCGTCGTCGGCGCGCCGTGCTATTTCGCCAAACAGGGACGTCCGGCAACGCCGGAGGAACTGACGCGGCACGAGGCGATCCGCTGCCGTTATCCCACGTCGGGCACGGTCTATCGCTGGGAGTTCGAGCGCGAGGGGCGCGATTTCTCCGTCGACGTTCCGGGCGGGCTGACCGTCAACGACTTCCTGCTGCTCATCGAACTGGCGGAAGCCGGGACGGGGCTGGCCTACCTGCCCCAGCCGTCGGTCCGCGAGGCAGTCGCAGCCGGGCGTCTCGAACGCGTGCTGGAGGCGTATCTTCCGACCTCGCCCGGCCTCTTCATCTATTTTCCCGCAAAGGCCCAGACCCAGCCCAAACTGCGCGCATTTCTCGACCTGGCGGCCAAGATCGGGCGCGAGAATAAATTGGCAGCGGGCCGCTGA
- a CDS encoding 50S ribosomal protein L25/general stress protein Ctc: MSQTYELKAETRERVGKGSSRELRRNGLIPAVIYGDKQAPLSIALSTKDVTMKIHAGGFMTTVAIIEVNGEKIRVLPKDYQLDPVRDFTMHVDFLRVSKDSQVSVQVPVHFENEEKSPGLKRGGALNIVRHEVELNVSADSIPEFLTVDLTGLNIGDTVHISDIKLPAGATPVIADRDFTVATIAGRVMEAEEETAEEAEGEAEE; the protein is encoded by the coding sequence ATGAGCCAGACTTACGAGCTCAAGGCCGAGACGCGCGAACGGGTTGGTAAGGGGTCCTCCCGTGAACTTCGCCGCAACGGTCTTATCCCGGCTGTCATCTATGGTGACAAGCAGGCCCCCCTTTCCATCGCGCTCTCCACCAAGGACGTGACGATGAAGATCCACGCCGGCGGTTTCATGACCACCGTCGCGATCATCGAAGTCAACGGCGAGAAGATTCGCGTCCTGCCGAAGGACTATCAGCTCGATCCGGTCCGCGACTTCACCATGCACGTCGACTTCCTGCGCGTCTCGAAGGACAGCCAGGTTTCCGTCCAGGTCCCGGTTCACTTCGAGAACGAAGAGAAGTCCCCGGGTCTCAAGCGCGGTGGCGCCCTGAACATCGTTCGCCACGAAGTCGAACTGAACGTTTCGGCCGACAGCATCCCGGAGTTCCTGACCGTTGACCTCACCGGCCTGAACATCGGCGACACCGTCCACATCTCGGACATCAAGCTTCCGGCCGGCGCGACCCCGGTCATCGCCGATCGCGACTTCACGGTCGCCACGATCGCCGGCCGCGTGATGGAAGCCGAAGAAGAAACAGCAGAAGAGGCTGAGGGCGAAGCAGAAGAATAA
- a CDS encoding ribose-phosphate pyrophosphokinase codes for MKVFAGNSNRLLAEAICNYLNLPLGKATVRRFADQEIFVEIGENVRGEDVFIIQSTSFPTNDHLMELLIMIDAVRRSSARRITAVLPYFGYARQDRKPGPRTPISAKLVANLITEAGADRVLTLDLHAGQIQGFFDIPTDNLYAVPILARDVKEHYDLKNVMVVSPDVGGVVRARALAKRLDCLLAIVDKRRDRPGESEVMNVIGDVSGKDCILIDDIVDSGGTLCNAAEALLKNGATSVTAYITHGVLSGGAVTRVASSMLKELVITDSIQPTTAVQSAHNIRVISTAALIGEAISRTSQEESVSSLFD; via the coding sequence ATGAAGGTTTTCGCAGGCAATTCGAACCGGCTGCTTGCCGAAGCGATCTGCAACTATCTCAACCTGCCCCTCGGCAAAGCTACAGTAAGGCGGTTCGCCGACCAGGAAATCTTCGTCGAAATCGGCGAAAACGTGCGCGGCGAGGATGTGTTCATCATCCAGTCCACCTCGTTTCCGACCAACGATCACCTGATGGAACTGCTCATCATGATCGATGCGGTGCGCCGCTCTTCCGCCCGCCGCATCACCGCCGTCCTTCCTTATTTCGGCTATGCCCGACAGGACCGAAAGCCCGGTCCGCGCACGCCGATCTCCGCCAAGCTGGTCGCCAACCTCATAACCGAAGCCGGCGCCGATCGCGTTCTCACCCTTGACCTTCACGCCGGCCAGATCCAGGGCTTCTTCGACATTCCGACCGACAACCTCTATGCGGTTCCGATACTGGCCCGCGACGTCAAGGAGCATTACGATCTGAAGAACGTCATGGTCGTTTCGCCGGACGTCGGCGGCGTCGTGCGTGCCCGCGCGCTTGCAAAACGTCTCGACTGTCTGCTGGCGATCGTCGACAAGCGCCGCGATCGCCCGGGTGAATCGGAAGTCATGAACGTCATCGGCGATGTGAGCGGCAAGGACTGCATCCTGATCGACGACATCGTCGATTCCGGCGGCACGCTTTGCAACGCCGCCGAGGCCCTTTTGAAGAATGGCGCCACCAGCGTCACCGCCTACATCACCCACGGCGTGCTTTCCGGCGGTGCGGTTACCCGCGTCGCCTCCTCCATGCTGAAGGAGCTGGTTATTACCGACTCTATACAGCCGACGACGGCCGTGCAGTCCGCGCACAATATCCGCGTGATCTCGACCGCCGCCCTGATCGGCGAAGCGATCAGCCGTACAAGCCAGGAAGAATCGGTTTCGAGCCTCTTCGACTGA